The window GTGGGCGGCGCCGTGGAAGAGGCCGGCTTCGCAGGCGGTCTTCAGGTCGAAGATGTAGTCGCCGATGGCGACGCCGCCTCGCGCCGAGTCACCCGGTGGGCTGAACACGCCCAGGGGCAGGTTCTGCAGGGGGAAGTCCGGGTGGCCGTTGGCCGATTCGATCCAGCTTTTTGCGTTGTGGGAGACGCTCATTTCATTGCTCCGAAGAGGGGGCGAAGGTCTTCTGCATGCCGCTCCAGCAGGCATCATAGTCGCGCTGCAGTTGCGGACAATCGAGGGCGAAGCGGCTGGGGCGCAGCACGCGGCCGGTCTCGAACATGAAGGCCATGGTGTGATCGATCTTGTGCGGTTTCAGGTCGGCGGCGATGGCCTGCCGGGTGGTGGCGTTGTCCGGACCGTGGGCGCTCATGCAGTTGTGCAGCGAGGCGCCGCCGGGGACGAAGCCGTCGGCCTTGGCGTCGTACACGCCCTGGATCAGACCCATGAATTCGTTCATCAGGTTGCGGTGGAACCACGGCGGACGGAAGGTGCTCTCGGCCACCATCCAGCGCGGCGGGAAGATCACGAAGTCCATGTTGGCCATGCCGTGGGTGTCGCTGGGCGAGGTGAGCACGGTGAAGATGGACGGGTCGGGGTGGTCGAAGCTCACCGTGCCGATGGTGTTGAAGCGGCGCAGGTCGTACTTGTAGGGCACGTTGTTGCCGTGCCAGGCGACCACGTCCAGCGGCGAATGGTCGAGGGTGGTGGCCCAGAGTTCGCCGAGGAATTTCTGCACCAGTTGCACCGGGCCTTCGACGTCCTCGTAATGCGCCACCGGGGTGAGGAAGTCGCGCGGGTTGGCCAGGCCGTTGCTGCCGATGGGAC of the Pseudomonas sp. PSE14 genome contains:
- the hmgA gene encoding homogentisate 1,2-dioxygenase, with the protein product MTASRAPAYLSGFGNEFASEALPNALPVGQNSPQHVPYGLYAELLSGTAFTVQRSEARRTWLYRIRPSAAHPRYERLERQITGTALGPVTPNRLRWNSFEMPQEPTDFVDGLLCMAANAEADATSGVSVYAYRANRSMSRAFFNADGELLIVPQAGRLRLVTELGVLEVEPLEISVIPRGMRFRVELLEASAAGYVAENHGAALRLPDLGPIGSNGLANPRDFLTPVAHYEDVEGPVQLVQKFLGELWATTLDHSPLDVVAWHGNNVPYKYDLRRFNTIGTVSFDHPDPSIFTVLTSPSDTHGMANMDFVIFPPRWMVAESTFRPPWFHRNLMNEFMGLIQGVYDAKADGFVPGGASLHNCMSAHGPDNATTRQAIAADLKPHKIDHTMAFMFETGRVLRPSRFALDCPQLQRDYDACWSGMQKTFAPSSEQ